Proteins encoded within one genomic window of Bacillus thuringiensis:
- a CDS encoding MerR family transcriptional regulator encodes MAWMISEFASVGNVTVRTLRYYDKINLLKPSGYTEGGHRLYTKDNLYVLQQIQSFKHLGFSLGEIQNIILQRDIETEEFLRQIRFQRELLLAEQERIAKVLSHMDEMTKKFQKEERVDVALFSSFLQTFIWEKENKEWLEEHFSTDSVRAFYNNKELKEKFEQRFMDVIGKLKKYKVEEKDPGHQDVQVTLKEFFNVIEEVTNYLDTPQSDIEDIIQKSNLPLSEFPALFTTEEENYIKEAMQQFNT; translated from the coding sequence ATGGCGTGGATGATTAGTGAGTTCGCAAGTGTTGGTAATGTTACGGTGCGGACGCTTCGTTATTATGACAAGATTAATTTATTAAAGCCAAGCGGTTATACTGAAGGTGGGCATCGGTTATATACGAAAGATAATTTGTATGTGCTGCAGCAAATTCAATCGTTTAAGCATCTCGGTTTTTCGCTTGGAGAAATTCAAAATATTATATTGCAGCGTGATATAGAGACGGAAGAATTTTTAAGACAAATACGTTTTCAAAGGGAATTGCTTTTGGCAGAGCAAGAGAGAATTGCGAAGGTGCTTTCGCATATGGATGAGATGACGAAGAAGTTTCAAAAGGAGGAACGAGTGGATGTCGCTTTGTTTTCTTCGTTTTTGCAAACTTTTATATGGGAGAAAGAAAACAAGGAATGGCTAGAGGAACACTTTTCAACGGATAGTGTTCGAGCGTTTTATAATAATAAGGAACTAAAAGAAAAGTTTGAACAGCGATTTATGGATGTGATAGGGAAGTTGAAAAAGTATAAGGTAGAAGAGAAAGATCCGGGTCATCAAGACGTTCAAGTTACCTTGAAGGAATTTTTCAATGTAATAGAAGAAGTAACGAACTATCTTGATACACCTCAAAGTGATATAGAGGATATAATCCAAAAATCAAACCTCCCACTATCCGAATTCCCAGCTCTCTTCACAACTGAAGAAGAAAACTATATAAAAGAAGCAATGCAGCAGTTTAACACCTAG
- a CDS encoding DnaD domain-containing protein, with amino-acid sequence MAVYRNVQVNFWQDDFVLDLTPEERYFYVYLLTCSKTTQCGIFPFPKRLAEMETGYNRETVDKLVQRFVDYGKILYDADTRELFVLNWLRYNPVTNTNVEKCVLRELKGVKNKEFVHMFLQKCVEEELNVPMLLAHFGMPSDLAVDDVEPVCEETEEEEVIEEETGSRVFSFYEQHFGSLSPHTVEELSAWMEDLSEELVLKALQIAFENNKRTVAYVKGILRGWHGKGFTKVCEVEADTAKFRKKESSVSTGETEEFLARCEEWEKNAPSEEELQRFLAERGWRP; translated from the coding sequence ATGGCGGTATATCGTAATGTACAGGTGAATTTTTGGCAGGATGATTTTGTTTTGGATTTGACGCCGGAGGAGCGGTATTTTTATGTGTATTTGTTAACTTGTTCGAAGACGACGCAGTGCGGGATTTTTCCTTTTCCGAAGCGGTTAGCTGAGATGGAGACGGGTTATAATCGGGAGACTGTTGATAAGCTTGTGCAGCGCTTTGTTGATTATGGGAAAATTCTTTATGATGCGGATACGCGGGAGTTATTCGTTTTGAATTGGCTTCGTTATAATCCTGTGACGAATACGAATGTGGAGAAGTGCGTGCTTCGTGAGCTTAAAGGTGTGAAGAATAAGGAGTTTGTACATATGTTTCTTCAGAAGTGCGTAGAGGAGGAGCTGAATGTTCCGATGCTTTTAGCACATTTCGGTATGCCGAGTGATTTGGCTGTGGATGATGTAGAGCCAGTTTGTGAGGAGACAGAGGAAGAAGAGGTTATAGAGGAAGAAACGGGAAGTCGTGTTTTTTCTTTTTATGAGCAACATTTTGGTAGTTTGTCTCCTCATACTGTGGAGGAACTGAGTGCGTGGATGGAAGATTTGTCTGAGGAGCTTGTGCTGAAGGCTCTTCAAATTGCGTTTGAGAATAATAAGCGGACGGTTGCTTATGTGAAGGGGATTTTGAGAGGTTGGCACGGGAAAGGTTTTACGAAAGTGTGTGAAGTTGAGGCAGATACGGCTAAGTTTAGGAAGAAGGAGTCGTCTGTTAGTACGGGGGAGACGGAGGAATTCTTGGCACGGTGTGAGGAGTGGGAGAAGAATGCACCGTCAGAGGAAGAGTTGCAGCGCTTTTTAGCGGAACGCGGGTGGCGGCCATGA
- the dndC gene encoding DNA phosphorothioation system sulfurtransferase DndC, whose translation MLNNLITDLINNKNDFVSEAKEHIKKVYRADDRPWVVGYSGGKDSTVVVQLVFEALSELPTEQLHKKVYVISSDTLVETPLIIQSINVTLHRIQEEALKRDLPIETHKVKPKYEQSFWANIVGKGYPSPNQQFRWCTDRLKIEPANAFVMDKVSTFGEVIMVLGVRENESATRDNVLKSHTVEGKDLMRHSTLTNAYVFAPIRQFSLNNVWDYLLENPSPWGNDNHELNKLYQDSSSGECPLVVDKTIKESAGSCGNSRFGCWVCTVVNEDKALNGFILSGSDWMKPLLEFRNWLAGIRDDRTFRMKYRKGGQIYFNPLKTEVKDDIEYVIIPKKSSRPKQMIKLEEFTILERDELKSYLAINNIDLSSPEDPKILVKLDNNQIGQLGLGPFTLNARKEILRRLLIVQRDLQHPEEEDFELIKEEELRVIRRYWLENGDWEDSLPSIFKEVMGYDLNWEYDDRPLFDNEQITDLESLCSKHNVDFKALKKLISLEKDFSGYKVRRGLMNEIEKVLKQDYLHL comes from the coding sequence ATGTTAAATAACCTCATTACTGATTTAATAAATAATAAAAATGATTTCGTCTCTGAAGCAAAAGAACATATAAAAAAAGTTTATCGTGCTGACGACCGTCCTTGGGTCGTTGGTTATAGTGGTGGTAAAGATTCCACAGTTGTCGTTCAACTTGTTTTTGAAGCTTTAAGTGAATTGCCTACAGAGCAATTACACAAGAAAGTATACGTAATCTCTTCAGATACACTTGTAGAAACACCGCTAATTATTCAATCCATTAATGTTACTTTACATCGAATTCAAGAGGAGGCTTTAAAACGTGATCTTCCTATTGAAACACATAAAGTAAAACCAAAATACGAACAATCTTTTTGGGCTAATATTGTCGGAAAAGGCTATCCATCGCCAAACCAACAATTTCGCTGGTGTACGGATCGCTTAAAAATTGAACCAGCAAATGCCTTTGTAATGGACAAAGTTTCTACGTTTGGTGAAGTAATCATGGTCCTTGGTGTTCGTGAAAATGAAAGTGCTACTCGTGATAACGTTCTTAAATCCCATACCGTTGAAGGTAAAGATTTAATGCGCCATTCCACGTTAACAAATGCATATGTTTTTGCACCGATTAGACAGTTTAGTTTAAATAACGTTTGGGACTACTTACTGGAAAATCCATCTCCTTGGGGCAACGATAACCATGAATTAAATAAGCTTTATCAAGATTCAAGTAGTGGTGAATGCCCTCTTGTTGTAGATAAAACCATTAAAGAAAGTGCTGGTTCATGTGGAAACAGTCGCTTCGGTTGTTGGGTATGTACAGTAGTAAATGAAGATAAAGCATTAAACGGCTTCATTCTTAGTGGATCAGATTGGATGAAACCTTTATTAGAATTCAGAAATTGGTTAGCTGGGATTCGGGATGATAGAACATTTCGTATGAAATACCGTAAAGGTGGTCAAATTTACTTTAATCCGCTAAAAACTGAAGTAAAAGATGATATTGAATATGTAATCATTCCAAAAAAATCTAGTCGTCCAAAACAAATGATTAAATTAGAAGAATTTACAATTTTAGAAAGGGATGAACTAAAATCTTATTTAGCAATAAACAATATTGATTTAAGTTCTCCTGAGGATCCAAAAATTTTAGTAAAGCTTGATAATAATCAAATCGGACAACTTGGTTTAGGTCCCTTTACACTGAACGCGCGAAAAGAGATTTTACGCAGACTTCTTATTGTCCAAAGAGATTTACAACATCCTGAAGAAGAGGATTTTGAATTAATTAAAGAAGAAGAATTACGTGTTATTCGTCGTTACTGGTTAGAAAATGGCGATTGGGAAGATTCTTTACCTAGCATTTTTAAAGAGGTAATGGGATATGACCTAAACTGGGAGTATGATGATCGTCCATTATTTGATAATGAACAAATTACAGATTTAGAATCATTATGTAGCAAACACAACGTAGACTTTAAAGCATTAAAAAAACTTATATCACTTGAAAAAGATTTTTCAGGTTATAAAGTTCGTCGTGGATTAATGAACGAAATTGAAAAAGTACTAAAACAAGACTACTTACATTTGTAG
- a CDS encoding DMT family transporter produces the protein MKLQLKADLMLLLVTFFWGASILLTKLGLDGIEEYNLIALRFIIAFLLSGLIFYKHLFKIDFKTVKYAFILASVLFIVYIFATFGTKYTSVSNAGFLLCLTVIFIPILSAIFLKHIPEKKVIVGIFLTIIGIGLLTLTSEFKIGNGDIFCILSALFYAIHVIITGSVTKHVNSIALGVIQLGFVGLFSLIFSFIIETPKLPSTINSWLIILALSIFCTAVAFIVQVIAQQYTTPTHTGLIFSLEPVFSAGFAFVFTGETLTGKGYLGATLILVSVLIAEIDFKSLLRVNYKKNVE, from the coding sequence ATGAAATTACAATTAAAAGCGGATTTAATGCTACTACTAGTTACATTTTTTTGGGGTGCATCCATCCTACTTACAAAGCTTGGACTTGATGGCATAGAAGAATATAATTTAATCGCATTACGATTTATTATCGCTTTTCTTTTATCAGGTTTAATATTTTACAAACATTTATTTAAGATCGATTTTAAAACTGTAAAATATGCTTTCATATTAGCTTCTGTTTTATTTATCGTTTACATTTTCGCGACTTTCGGCACGAAGTATACGAGTGTTTCTAATGCTGGTTTCTTACTATGTCTCACAGTCATTTTCATTCCGATATTATCAGCTATATTTTTAAAACACATTCCGGAAAAGAAAGTTATAGTAGGAATCTTTTTAACGATTATAGGAATCGGCTTATTAACATTAACTAGCGAATTTAAAATCGGTAACGGCGATATATTTTGCATACTATCTGCCTTATTTTATGCCATTCACGTCATCATTACCGGAAGCGTAACAAAACATGTGAACTCCATTGCACTTGGAGTCATACAACTCGGTTTCGTCGGCCTATTTAGCCTTATTTTTTCATTCATTATAGAAACGCCAAAGCTTCCTAGCACAATCAACTCATGGCTAATCATCTTAGCCTTAAGCATATTTTGCACCGCAGTCGCATTCATCGTGCAAGTGATTGCCCAGCAATACACAACGCCTACACATACAGGACTAATTTTTTCATTAGAACCTGTCTTTTCCGCAGGCTTCGCTTTCGTTTTCACTGGTGAAACACTTACAGGAAAAGGATACTTAGGGGCGACACTTATATTAGTAAGTGTGTTGATTGCTGAGATAGATTTTAAGAGTTTATTACGAGTTAATTATAAAAAGAATGTGGAATAG
- a CDS encoding DUF4870 domain-containing protein: MKTTTKEKRNTIIMLLLSAAIGIFSPLFMYITLARKNEVYKYHCRKAFNFHLLIFLLLNISSRISDVLFWIVFAFEVVQVIIVAWKVIRDEPYRYFIRIPLFKEDKYAVEGE, from the coding sequence ATGAAAACCACCACAAAAGAAAAAAGAAACACCATCATCATGCTATTACTCTCAGCCGCAATAGGAATCTTTTCACCACTATTCATGTACATCACGCTGGCACGTAAAAATGAAGTGTACAAATATCATTGCCGAAAGGCGTTCAACTTTCATTTATTAATCTTTCTTCTACTTAATATTAGTTCGCGTATTAGTGATGTTTTATTTTGGATCGTATTTGCTTTTGAGGTTGTTCAAGTGATCATTGTTGCGTGGAAAGTAATACGAGACGAACCATATCGTTATTTCATTCGAATTCCGTTATTTAAAGAAGATAAGTATGCGGTGGAAGGAGAATAG
- a CDS encoding TetR/AcrR family transcriptional regulator, which produces MNDNEKQLDLRIRRTHKLLWDSLFELMTQSKQKYSTITINQICDRAMVHRTTFYKHFEDKDALLTFGFKRYGKMIAEIPVSDRLSKPFQVMEQFLHHEEIGKILEAQMSDEQFISRTQHLSHETRKQEIEALNQLCKNHTMPNDLIIEFYSGAITSLSAWWFKNERSVSAAEMDRYLHQLINRDIFQFEKE; this is translated from the coding sequence ATGAATGATAATGAAAAACAACTTGATTTACGTATTAGACGTACACATAAATTACTGTGGGATTCCTTATTTGAATTAATGACGCAATCAAAACAGAAATATAGTACGATCACGATTAACCAAATATGTGACCGCGCAATGGTACACCGAACAACCTTTTATAAACACTTCGAAGATAAAGATGCTTTATTAACATTTGGATTTAAACGATACGGCAAGATGATTGCTGAAATACCGGTTTCAGATCGATTAAGTAAACCATTTCAAGTAATGGAACAATTCCTACATCATGAAGAAATCGGTAAAATATTAGAAGCACAAATGTCTGATGAACAATTTATTAGCCGAACACAGCATTTAAGTCACGAAACGAGAAAACAAGAAATAGAAGCGTTAAATCAACTTTGTAAAAATCATACGATGCCAAATGATTTAATCATTGAATTTTATTCAGGGGCAATCACCTCATTAAGCGCATGGTGGTTTAAAAATGAAAGAAGCGTTTCTGCGGCTGAAATGGATAGGTATCTCCATCAACTTATTAATCGGGATATTTTTCAGTTTGAAAAGGAATAA
- the dndB gene encoding DNA sulfur modification protein DndB — MDYGFSYNFPALRGKQGGKEYFVVMCPLRLIPKIFLFDEEEIPAEHRAQRILNKIRIPEITNYIIENQNDYVFSSLTASIDGDIEFQPFSSDQSFQDLGQLRISLDSKFLINDGQHRRAAIEEAIKLSPELGHETISVVFYHDQGLRNSQQIFSDLNRHAVNTTSSIGILYDHRDKLALVTKEIVEENELLSRYTDKEKVNLSKNSPKILALNHIFNTNLRLLGKTKGDLITEKEEQFLKEFWNILCDTIVEWNLVYKKELNPRELRMHYIVGHGVFIESVGLVGKYVFENHPKDWKKYISLLADIDYSRSNSSDWLGRAFNTNGRIQKTKETVTLTANKLKEKLGLPLTEGEQKIEEKFQLGA, encoded by the coding sequence ATGGATTATGGTTTTAGCTATAACTTCCCCGCTTTACGTGGAAAGCAAGGCGGTAAAGAGTACTTTGTTGTAATGTGCCCTTTACGCTTAATTCCTAAAATATTTCTATTTGACGAGGAAGAAATCCCAGCTGAACATCGAGCTCAAAGGATATTAAATAAAATTAGAATCCCAGAAATCACAAATTATATCATTGAGAACCAAAATGATTATGTTTTTTCATCCCTAACAGCATCTATAGATGGTGATATCGAATTCCAGCCATTTAGTTCTGATCAGTCGTTTCAAGATTTAGGACAACTTCGTATCTCACTGGATTCTAAGTTCCTGATTAATGATGGACAACACCGAAGAGCAGCTATCGAAGAGGCGATAAAGCTTTCACCAGAGTTAGGACACGAAACGATTTCAGTTGTGTTCTATCATGATCAAGGTTTAAGAAATTCCCAACAAATTTTCTCAGATCTTAATCGACACGCAGTCAATACCACTTCATCTATCGGTATTTTATATGATCATAGGGATAAGTTAGCATTAGTTACAAAAGAAATTGTCGAGGAAAATGAATTACTATCTCGATATACGGACAAAGAAAAAGTCAATTTATCTAAAAATTCACCGAAGATTCTCGCTTTAAATCACATATTTAATACAAACCTTCGATTATTAGGAAAAACAAAAGGTGACTTAATTACAGAAAAAGAAGAACAATTCTTAAAAGAATTTTGGAACATTCTTTGTGATACAATAGTCGAATGGAATTTAGTTTACAAAAAAGAACTAAACCCTCGTGAACTTCGAATGCATTATATCGTCGGACATGGAGTGTTCATTGAATCTGTTGGTTTAGTAGGAAAATATGTTTTTGAAAATCATCCAAAAGATTGGAAAAAATACATTTCTCTTTTAGCGGACATCGACTACAGTCGTTCTAATTCGTCCGATTGGTTAGGACGAGCTTTCAATACAAATGGTCGTATACAAAAGACAAAAGAAACAGTCACTTTAACCGCAAACAAACTAAAAGAAAAATTAGGTCTTCCTTTGACAGAAGGAGAACAAAAGATAGAAGAGAAATTCCAGTTAGGAGCATGA
- a CDS encoding TrmB family transcriptional regulator, whose amino-acid sequence MDYIVQQLKKIGFNEYEAKSYVSLVKQGPVTAYQVSKDSGVPRARIYEILGNLVEKGIVMKEEINDTTRYSPLPVEIFLQKAQSEWQSTYEGISDSLKKLETSEEKTDNRVITLKDNQTIISYCQTLIKKAEQRIVISMWDEMYEALKEDLAEVADKVTVQGITLHVENPIKNLEAHRITAYTETLSTEHWFILSIDSKEMIYGPSLEERNIAFYTDDPVHIYLLEDYVWHDVLVNRLVRRSQDDLEQWITAERKSFFMGK is encoded by the coding sequence GTGGACTACATAGTACAACAGCTTAAAAAAATTGGTTTTAATGAATATGAAGCTAAATCTTATGTATCTCTTGTTAAACAAGGGCCTGTCACAGCCTACCAAGTGAGTAAGGATTCGGGTGTCCCAAGAGCGCGAATTTATGAGATTTTAGGTAACCTTGTAGAAAAAGGAATTGTCATGAAAGAAGAAATAAATGACACCACTCGCTATTCACCTCTACCTGTTGAAATCTTTTTACAGAAGGCGCAATCAGAATGGCAGTCTACTTATGAAGGAATTAGTGATTCATTAAAAAAACTAGAAACTTCCGAGGAAAAAACGGATAATCGAGTAATTACTTTAAAAGACAATCAAACAATCATTAGCTACTGTCAGACATTAATAAAAAAAGCAGAACAACGTATTGTCATTTCGATGTGGGATGAAATGTATGAAGCGTTAAAAGAGGATCTAGCTGAGGTAGCTGATAAAGTCACAGTACAAGGCATTACCTTGCATGTTGAAAATCCTATTAAAAATCTAGAAGCCCATCGTATAACAGCTTATACAGAAACCCTCTCTACAGAACATTGGTTTATTTTATCAATAGATTCGAAAGAAATGATTTATGGCCCATCACTTGAGGAACGTAATATTGCTTTTTATACAGATGACCCCGTTCATATATACTTATTAGAGGATTATGTATGGCATGATGTTTTAGTAAATCGACTTGTCCGACGTAGCCAAGATGATTTGGAGCAGTGGATTACTGCAGAGAGAAAATCTTTCTTTATGGGAAAATAA
- a CDS encoding nucleoside triphosphate pyrophosphohydrolase — MPTYNKLIRNKIPQIIKANGKTPTTRILPEEEYIKEICNKTQEELTEYLEADTKEHKLEELSDLLELINALAGHEGTTLEEINNIRKKKAEERGGFSDRVFLIEVTDN, encoded by the coding sequence ATGCCAACCTACAACAAACTAATCCGAAACAAAATCCCACAAATAATAAAAGCTAACGGAAAAACCCCCACAACAAGAATCCTACCTGAAGAAGAATACATAAAAGAAATCTGCAATAAAACACAAGAAGAACTAACTGAATATCTAGAAGCAGACACAAAAGAACATAAACTCGAAGAGCTATCCGACCTACTAGAACTAATAAACGCCCTAGCCGGACACGAAGGCACAACACTAGAAGAAATCAACAACATCCGCAAAAAGAAAGCAGAGGAAAGAGGTGGCTTCTCAGATCGAGTCTTCCTAATCGAAGTAACCGATAACTAG
- the dnaB gene encoding replicative DNA helicase, with amino-acid sequence MSIQNVEAEKTVLGSLLLDGELIKECRLTEQYFSMPVHKSIFQLMRKMEGEGQAIDLVTFTSRVDPNFLKGIGGMEYFIGLMDGVPTTSNFSYYEGLVRGAWKMYQAGVLGHKMGERLIAEKNEKIIGETITALCELEEKDCVCEFDLKDALVDLYEELHQDAKEITGIETGYTSLNKMTCGLQEGDFVVLGARPSMGKTAFALNVGLHAAKSGAAVGLFSLEMSSKQLLKRMASCVGEVSGGRLKNPKHRFAMEDWERVSKAFAEIGELPLEIYDHAGVTVQDIWMQTRKLKRKHDDNKILIIVDYLQLITGDPKHKGNRFQEISEISRKLKLLARELNVCVVALSQLSRSVESRQDKRPLLFDLRETGQIEQDADVIMLMYREDYYDKETVQKEMTEIHVAKHRNGPVGSFKLRFLKEFGRFVEGK; translated from the coding sequence ATGAGTATTCAAAATGTGGAGGCGGAAAAGACGGTGTTAGGTTCTCTACTACTTGATGGAGAGCTTATTAAGGAGTGCCGTTTGACGGAACAGTATTTTTCGATGCCGGTGCATAAGTCTATATTTCAGTTAATGCGAAAGATGGAAGGAGAGGGGCAAGCGATTGACCTTGTGACGTTCACTTCTAGAGTAGATCCGAATTTTTTGAAGGGGATCGGGGGAATGGAGTATTTTATAGGGTTAATGGATGGTGTGCCTACTACTAGCAACTTCTCATATTATGAGGGGCTTGTTCGAGGTGCGTGGAAAATGTATCAGGCTGGTGTTCTCGGGCACAAGATGGGAGAGCGTCTTATTGCGGAGAAGAATGAGAAAATTATTGGTGAGACGATTACGGCACTTTGTGAGTTAGAGGAGAAGGACTGTGTATGTGAGTTTGATTTGAAGGATGCGCTAGTTGATTTATATGAAGAGCTTCATCAAGATGCGAAAGAGATTACTGGTATTGAGACTGGTTATACATCGCTAAATAAAATGACGTGTGGATTGCAGGAAGGTGATTTTGTCGTTCTTGGTGCGCGTCCCTCTATGGGGAAGACTGCGTTTGCGTTAAATGTTGGACTACATGCGGCGAAGTCTGGAGCGGCGGTTGGATTGTTTTCGTTAGAGATGAGTAGCAAGCAATTGTTAAAAAGGATGGCGTCTTGCGTAGGGGAAGTGTCAGGAGGCAGACTGAAAAATCCGAAGCACCGTTTTGCGATGGAAGACTGGGAAAGGGTGAGTAAGGCGTTTGCGGAGATTGGTGAGTTGCCACTTGAGATTTATGATCATGCTGGTGTTACGGTGCAAGATATTTGGATGCAAACTCGTAAGTTAAAAAGGAAGCACGATGATAACAAGATTTTAATTATTGTAGATTACTTGCAGCTTATTACAGGCGATCCAAAGCATAAGGGCAATCGATTTCAAGAGATTAGTGAGATTTCGCGTAAGCTTAAGTTATTAGCGCGTGAATTAAATGTTTGTGTAGTAGCATTGTCGCAATTATCTCGTTCTGTAGAGTCACGGCAAGATAAGCGACCTCTTTTATTTGATCTAAGAGAAACAGGACAAATTGAGCAAGATGCGGATGTCATTATGCTTATGTATCGTGAGGATTATTATGATAAGGAAACGGTGCAGAAAGAGATGACGGAGATTCATGTGGCGAAGCATCGGAATGGGCCTGTTGGTAGTTTTAAGCTGAGGTTTTTGAAGGAGTTTGGGCGGTTTGTGGAGGGGAAATAG
- a CDS encoding TSUP family transporter: MDFYLDPSVLMILIVFGFVAAFIDSVVGGGGLIALPALLFTGLNPASAVATNKLASTMGSATSNIVFYRSGNLDLKSAFKLFPITFIGSIIGAWTVHLMNPEVLKPLMLIMLGVVAIYTIFKKDWGSISTHKKLSGRHVIIFAFFIFAIGFYDGFLGPGTGSFLMFSLLFIGYDFLKAAGTAKFLNLGSNVGALLMFMYVGQVNYAYGFIMGIAQIAGGIAGSRFAIKKGSGYVRALFITVTCLLLAKNLYDYVQ, from the coding sequence ATGGATTTTTATTTAGACCCATCTGTATTAATGATTTTGATTGTTTTTGGGTTTGTGGCTGCATTTATTGATTCAGTTGTAGGCGGTGGCGGACTCATTGCCTTACCAGCTTTATTATTTACAGGATTGAATCCAGCAAGTGCAGTAGCCACAAATAAGCTAGCATCGACAATGGGAAGTGCAACTAGTAATATTGTGTTTTATCGTTCTGGTAATCTTGATTTAAAATCGGCTTTTAAATTATTTCCAATCACTTTCATAGGTTCCATAATAGGGGCATGGACCGTTCATTTAATGAATCCAGAAGTACTGAAGCCATTAATGCTGATCATGCTTGGTGTGGTCGCTATTTATACGATATTCAAGAAGGATTGGGGAAGTATTTCCACTCATAAAAAATTGTCTGGTCGACACGTCATTATTTTTGCCTTTTTTATTTTTGCTATTGGTTTTTATGATGGATTTCTAGGTCCTGGTACAGGTTCATTTTTAATGTTTTCTCTTTTATTTATTGGATATGATTTTTTAAAAGCAGCAGGTACTGCGAAGTTTCTTAATTTAGGAAGTAACGTTGGTGCATTGTTGATGTTTATGTATGTAGGGCAAGTAAACTATGCGTATGGCTTCATAATGGGGATTGCTCAAATTGCTGGAGGAATTGCCGGATCCAGATTTGCTATAAAAAAAGGAAGCGGGTATGTTCGCGCCCTTTTCATTACAGTAACTTGTTTATTGTTAGCGAAAAATCTGTATGACTATGTACAGTAA